A stretch of the Halomonas sp. CH40 genome encodes the following:
- the glmM gene encoding phosphoglucosamine mutase: MRKYFGTDGVRGRVGEFPMTPDFAMKLGWAAGQVLGAEGVSEVLIGKDTRASGYMLESAMESGFSAAGVNIALVGPLPTPAIAYLATTFRANAGVVISASHNPFYDNGIKLFAQSGLKLTDQQEHEIELWLDRAFEEGMTCVSSEKLGKARRIDDAAGRYIEYCKSHFPGQQNLNGLRVVVDSANGAAYKVGPAVYRELGAEVISLHDHPDGVNINHQCGATDLASLRAAVIEKRADLGIALDGDADRLMMVDHTGAEVDGDELLFLMAREAQAEGYTGGIVGTQMSNLGLELALAERGIPFKRAKVGDRYVMEQLNETGWRIGGEGSGHLLSLDHASTGDAIIASVRVLASLQKRGINLHTAKQGMRKLPQTLINVRYQAEQGVDPLDVEAVKAAVTNVEKHLGETGRVLLRKSGTEPLIRVMVEAEDAQMAHRCAREIADALG, from the coding sequence ATGCGTAAGTATTTTGGTACTGATGGTGTGCGCGGGCGTGTTGGCGAGTTTCCGATGACGCCGGATTTTGCCATGAAGCTGGGTTGGGCGGCAGGCCAGGTGTTGGGGGCGGAAGGTGTTAGTGAGGTGTTGATCGGCAAGGATACCCGAGCGAGTGGCTATATGCTGGAGTCGGCCATGGAGTCGGGCTTTTCTGCCGCTGGTGTGAATATCGCCTTGGTCGGGCCGCTGCCGACGCCTGCGATTGCCTACCTTGCCACCACCTTTCGTGCCAATGCGGGGGTGGTGATCAGTGCTTCACATAACCCGTTTTACGATAACGGCATCAAGCTGTTTGCGCAATCTGGCCTGAAACTGACCGATCAGCAGGAGCATGAAATCGAGCTGTGGTTGGATCGTGCGTTTGAAGAGGGCATGACCTGCGTCAGCTCTGAAAAACTGGGCAAGGCGCGGCGCATTGATGATGCTGCTGGCCGTTATATCGAGTATTGCAAATCCCACTTTCCAGGCCAGCAGAATCTTAACGGCTTGCGGGTGGTGGTGGATAGCGCCAATGGAGCGGCTTATAAAGTCGGGCCGGCCGTCTATCGTGAATTGGGTGCCGAGGTGATCAGCCTGCACGACCATCCGGATGGCGTGAATATCAATCATCAGTGTGGTGCGACAGATCTGGCCAGCCTGCGGGCTGCAGTTATCGAAAAGCGCGCGGACCTGGGCATTGCCTTGGATGGTGACGCTGACCGCCTGATGATGGTGGACCACACTGGTGCCGAGGTAGACGGCGATGAACTGCTGTTTCTGATGGCGCGTGAGGCTCAGGCAGAAGGTTACACCGGTGGCATTGTAGGCACCCAGATGAGTAACCTGGGGCTTGAGCTGGCGCTGGCTGAGCGTGGCATTCCGTTCAAGCGAGCCAAGGTAGGCGACCGTTATGTGATGGAGCAGTTAAATGAAACCGGTTGGCGGATTGGTGGGGAAGGTTCAGGGCATCTGTTGAGCCTGGATCATGCGTCAACCGGGGATGCGATTATTGCTTCAGTACGCGTATTGGCGTCGTTGCAGAAGCGCGGCATTAACCTACATACCGCCAAGCAGGGGATGCGCAAGCTGCCACAGACATTGATCAACGTACGCTATCAGGCCGAACAGGGTGTTGATCCATTGGATGTCGAGGCGGTTAAAGCAGCCGTTACCAATGTTGAGAAGCACCTGGGAGAAACGGGGCGTGTGCTGTTGCGTAAATCGGGCACCGAGCCACTTATCAGGGTCATGGTAGAAGCCGAAGATGCCCAGATGGCGCACCGCTGCGCCCGTGAAATTGCCGATGCGCTGGGGTGA